The sequence ATAACCataagattaaaaatcaaCATCTCATTATCTCCATTTCTTTATCTCTTTTCCGCATTGACCAGTATAAGTAATTGCTCAACCTCAACCTCAACCTCAACCTAACAAGCAATCCTCAACCTAATTGCTCAAGCAAATACAACATGATACAGCCCCAGCAAACCACAGCAGAAGCAAAGATACAGCATGTTACTGGAAATATCgcaattaacataattaaatgagcaattttaaaatcaatatgCATTTATTCAAGGACAGAGAAGGTAATGACGCTAAGCAAGTGGAGAGAAATTCTAGCTCCACTCCTCCACCAGatcaccaaaaagaaaaaagaaaatgaaggtaaaattagaaaaaaggaGATTCCAAAATAACAATCTCCATTTAGTTAAGCACacacaaaaattatcataacaTAATCATAACCACTACAAGCAAAAGCAGAATCCAGGCAATGACACAGTATCAGAAATCATAGTTCGCATGATCTAAAAATTGTCTCCAATTACTCCAGCAAACTCGCACATAGTCACTCCATGCAACCACAGCAGAAACCAATGTTACATCATCAAcggaaaagaaacataaaaatcTTAATGATCATTTCATTCTCCCCACCTAGTCCTGCTTTTCACAATATAATCCACATTTTGCGCGCTCAAATCTCAGTCAATTACTCGCTATCACCagattattatgattattacgCCTGTAAGAGACTTCGAAATCAACAGACtaagggaaaaaaacaaacaaacaaaactaaCAACATCACATTGTCGAAAAAACTCGCAATCAAGACCaataaaaacaacaatgaCAGActtaaataagtaaaataaataaatacggACGTCTTTGATTTGAATAAGGCCGAGGTCACCGAGGTAAGAAACGGCGAGGTGAGCTGACTCAACGGGGAGAATGAGTTGGACGAGTTGCATAGGCTCCGACCGCATCAGATCCATCGGCGGACAGCATCCTCCTCTCCCGCGCTCCCCCATTTTCCACCGTGACAATGTATAACCTTATTCAATCACTATCTTAACTATCTACCCGAGAAGTCTCTCCAGTTTTATCTTTATGTTAGATGAGATGATGATGTGATGTGATAGTAACGAGTCATAGATAGATCACAAACGCCAGAGGGAGAGGGATGCCGAGCTGGTTCAATATTtgtattgttgtttttctgggaaaaagaaaaaaaaaaaaaacgggTTGTTTGTTGGCCTTTTTGGTGTCGCATCATTCCGTTCTActatttgtgattttatttcaaatttgaccCCTATTCATCTGTGTATTCATTGTTTGcatctaaactttttataattgcGGTAAAGGCCAACATTTTTTGGTTTCTATTTAATCTTGGCCAAAAGTattatttagatataatttgttGTAGTTACTAATGTCGTAGTCATTCAACTAACCAAAGCacacaaataaattacaattaaattatagattttttcttataaaattagataataattgGTTTCAtcagaataattaaaatacattgccattttatttaaagcaatgaacaagaaaatttactTCTCTCcaatttcatcaacaatttgactcttttaagaaattatttgatattatcattaataataaatcttttaaaatttgtttgtgtaattctACTTTGGAAaagtattttgttgaatattaattaatttttttaaaaaattatatagattCATTTTAAACATTATCTCCAATTCCTTTCTAAAATCCAAatccattaatttaaatgtaaccTAAAAAATTGTTAGGTTAGGTAGGGACTATAGTTCAGTACACTAGAGAatccaaaaaattgaagggAAAAGCGACGTGCCTACCTGCATTGCTTGAATCCATTCTTCTGCTTTACAAGTTGAactattgttattataatagATTGAGGTCAGTAGTCCATACCTTCCTAACAGTCGGATAGTGCAAATAACAAGCTGAACcaatgaattgaattttttgggaattcctaacattaaaaatttgccCAAAGAATATAAGTGTTTCAATTGAATTGAAATGAAGCCGGGAAGTGGGAACGGGTACCCaaagttaaaaatagaaaaggaagCCATTGCATGTTTTTGCCCGCAGACGACATGTTGAGCACGAAAGCATAGCTACACGCTAGATAGAGAGAGTTATACAGATACGTTTCCAATACAAAGAGTACAAAAGACTAAACTtgcttttatacaaacataattaaccactaaaatcaaatatgaaaGTGGAGATTTTTCAACCTttcaattaaactaattacaGTCATACATCCGTTGTTCATGTCTGAATATGGTGACCCAAAGTCCAGCTTTTAAGACAGTGAATTCTCAGCTGACCTTTCACTTGGTACCCACCAGTTTGGCCCATCTCCCTTTTCATTAGATTCTCTTTACACTGTCGCCATGAACAACAACAAATCCTTCGGTTGAAAGAGTAGCAAGTGCATTCCGAAGCTGATACAACACAATATGCCGTCCATTAGCACATGTTCTAATTTGATATACATCAAAACACATGCATCCaagtatattacatatattacaaaaaaacctttcaattttgaaaaatcacaatCCACATACACATTACAAATTCCTTTCAAAAGACAAGATAGTCGGAGGAAATTTGTAATGTAAAACATCGACtgccaaaaaaaatgaatcaatgTAATTCTTCAAAATCTATTACTTCTTTTATAATATGCTTAGGTGTTTATATTATAATCACTATGGCTTAGTAATGTATAAAATTTGGCACAAACACAAGCATAGGGAAAGTGACTGACATCACTAAGATGGATTTCAGCTCCAGAACTCTGCTTCTTCAACTCTTCAAGTAACTAGAAAGCAGAATTCAATCAAATCAGCCGTGGTTTAATTTGAAGCCTGAATAGAAAGAGACAGGATTTTAATTTGGAAGCTTCACAAACCTCTAACAGCCTAGTTGACGGGCCTCCAAGTTGCATCTTCTCCATAATTATGTTACGGGTGGTTGAAACCAAGTTCTCCCTTCTCATCCGTTCACTTGCAGAAACACCAGTTGTAATGAGATCCATATCGATGGTTCCTGTTCCACATAACCAATTATTAAGCTGgaatatttgattatatgtGGAGCAGCAAAGTAACACTAAGACAGCTGTAAGAGCAAATCACAAGAGAAAATAACAGCATGGCACAACAGCAGGCTTGAACTATACAAAGTATTCTttataaaaagagaaacaaggTGAAATTACATTAACCACAGACCATTTTACACTCCTACGTTCAAGGTTAGCTGTATATATCTGGACTAAAGTGGTAAAGTAAGCAGGAATTGGGATGGGCAAAGCAATGGGAGTTTCAATACTGATTTAAACCATCTTGAGAAAATAGAATCATGGAGAAGAAAGAATTACCAGTTGAATGGTCTGTAGCAGACTGTTGCATTGCAACCTCAAGAAGCCTAAAAGCCTCAGTTACATCTCGCTTTTCGACCTGCAAGAATGAGTAGATAATCatgctaaaatattaatttcttcaaattgaagaaatagtcACCAAAGAGAGCTTAACCAACCCATTGTGAGAAACGAATACGAGCCAAGGCCTCACTGAGGCGTATCAAACTTTCAATTTGCCTCGGGGTTGCAGTTATGACCTGTAGATGTGAAATTCAAGcatggagaaaataaaatgatgagCAACCTGTGCAGAAACCAAGACTATTAAccaaacatgaaaaattcatCCTTGGTTCTCTTTGTCCTCATTTTCGTAACTGCAAAAATCATTAGTAGCAATAATTAACATTAACAGATACATGCTTGATTCTGGAGcttgtacaaacttgtaaaataaactttaacTAAAACCCCAACCAGTAGCCACTCATAAGGAAACATTATtactgaaagaaaaaagcttATTTTGACAGTATGTTTATTGTGAGGTATTTGCCTAGGAAGGATTGGAGAATGGTATTTATCTCCTCTATTAGGAGATCATAATTATCATACGTCCTTTTTAGGAAGAGTTGGAAAAACTCTTCTCTTAGGTACTATCAACCAACTTTAAGTTTTCCTTACAACGTTTCCCAAAGTGAAGGATTCAAATCCTTGACCCCTCCACTAGTCTACTTCTCCTCACTCCCTTGCAAAAGTAAATAGCCTAAACAGTCAAATTGGCTAAAACAAATGTGCAATCACAAAAGGTTACCATAATATCTAACCTTTTTGCTGCTTCCTGGGAaatttcctcttcttctcaTCTCCACGTATCCCCTTGTCAACTCCTCAGCAGCTTCATCTGATAACTGTGGATGTATATGTTTTCGTGCATAGCTTACATAAGCAGTTAACGTCGGCAGGTCAATGACATCCTGCTCTGAGTTCTGAGAACAAAAGGCAAAATTTAGGGATTAAAAGGTGGATctcaatatttattgaaataaacaagagaaagaaaagattcGAACATCAGGATCTTCAAAGTGTAATGCCACAATGTGCTTTGCAAGCCGCCTATCCATTTGCTCATCAGCCTTGTCAAGAATTAAATAGATCAAATCGAACCTGCAATTTTTTCCAAGCTAGTGTTACGTAGTTTGACATCACTTCTCACTTAGTTCAACAGGAAATAAAGCAATCAAGCCAAAGTTTACCATATATCCTAAGAATTGTAAAGATGTCTCTATAATCATAATAAAGGCGTGAGAAGATTATTTTGCATGAATGAATCATAAAAGATAATCACATATTGAACTTTGTGGGCATGACATAATCGTAGAGCACCATAAATAGTTGGCAATTGTTACCAAAGGCTTTATAACCCCGAAAATACTAGCCACtggaaaatatttatgaagtcCTTACCTGGACAGTAGAGTAGGAGGAAGGTGTATATTTTCGATCACAGACAAACGAGGGTTATAACGTGAACCAATCGGATTGGCACAAGCCAACACTGAAGTTCTTGCATTTAAGGAAGCAATGATCCCTGCCTTTGCAATTGAAACAGTTTGCTGCTCCATCACCTGatgaaaaattctttattaaaaaatataatgatttaCCAAAAAACTGCAAGAACCCGATAAACAGCAACTCAGAAAAAACCAGATTTTTCCTCCATATTAAACTACTATGCACACATTTTAGAAACTAACATTTTTCAACTAGAattgaataggaaaaaaatatccattttgAACCCCACCTCATGTAGCATGCTTCTTGCATTGTCAGacattttatcaaattcatcaatacAACATATGCCTCTGTCACTCAGAACCAACGCTCCACTCTCCAGGACCtacaaagtaatttttttccaacgGAAGTTTCACCTTATTCATGGTTAATATGACAGTAGAATGAGAAACTTGATCTTTGCAATTTTACTCACAGTTTCACCAGTCTCAGGATCCTTCGCCACATATGCAGTTAATCCCACAGCAGAGCTTCCTCGTCCACTAGTGTAGATACCACGAGGGGAGAGCTTGTGAATGTACTGGAGCAGCTGAGATTTGCTGGTTCCAGGATCTCCAACAAGTAGAATATTGATATCACCTCTGAAGCTAGCCCCAGATGGCAGCTTCAGTGCATTTCCACCAAAAAGCTATTGCCAGCATTAGAACAGTATgagcaataaaataaattccacAAAATTGACATAAACCCAGAATAACTAAAGAAccatttgattaaaatatgcCACCTGGCAAAGAAGGCCTTTCTTTACATCATCCAACTCCCATATGTTTGGTGCCAAAGACTTTGTCAATCTCTCGTATATATCAGGCTGTTTGGATAGCTCCTTTAATTGCTCCACCTGCAAAATTGCAGAAGAATATTACTCTGGAAGACAAACAATTTAGTATTTCTTGGTGATATGTAGCAAGGTGTACTTCAAAGCACCTTATCTTCGTCCAGAGTTGATTCATTCTCATTCCTACTTGGcccattttcagtttccatTGGATCTTCCACATGCATTCTTGACTTGTCCGTCTTTTTTAGATGAAGACAGTCAATGTAAGTCTGAAACATTAAAACCATTTTATACTAGTAAGTATCTGTTCCTTTAAGCTATGCATGTCATATTTTACCACATCATTAAGGATATAGGAAGAACTGAAGGTGCTTGCCTTGAAAATTGACTTCACTGTCCTCTGTGTTTGACCAACTCTGACACTCATAGCCCTATAGATTCCAGTAACCTAACAGCAATAGCAGCACCTCATACCAGACCATAACATGAAGCAATACTATAAATTCAACAGTGacaacataaatatatgtgAACCTACCTCAACCCTGTCACCTGGCTTGCCAGCATCCACCAGCTTGTCGTGCATCAATAAGCTCACGGTGTGCGGTGTTCCTCCCTCAGGTATCTCATCTGGCATCTCCTGGACTCTCACAACTTGCTTATCAGCAAatctgttttttatttttattttattatttgcacaaacaaaaaaaatgtcaattagTATTACagattactaaaattaaataggcAAGTGCTAGGTTTTAAATAAGGAAACCCACCTCAGCAAAAAACAACTAACACAGAAGTTAGAAAGATATTCCTGTTATTTATAAGTTCAGTGGCAGGGATTAATGTAATGTTCGATTTCTCAATTTAACATGGACTCCCACTAACTTGTGCTATTTTACATAGtgattgtatttatattatcagTCACTAGAGTGGCTCTGCCAGATCTCTGCATTAACCTTTACATCACAACCAAAGTAAAAGTAAGATAACGAACATAACATATTCAATTGATGATTGGCAATTCAAACCCCTATTGCTCATGGGCATAATATTACTTCTGTCAAGCAGGACGagatatttttctcatttttccgAAACTTGACATAGTGGTTTCAGAATAGAAAACATATAAGCAGTGTATATACGGTTACTTTCTACTGACAAGTAACAGATGGGGCAAGCTCATACAAAAGCCAAATCAAACATCATA comes from Sesamum indicum cultivar Zhongzhi No. 13 linkage group LG10, S_indicum_v1.0, whole genome shotgun sequence and encodes:
- the LOC105172915 gene encoding DNA replication licensing factor MCM4, with protein sequence MAFDSSPANIHGGPSSPDDWATSPISNTVSSPGDRRRPKRGRRSSYATPSPLPSDSRFPTPDATPTPSGSNSRRRGRARRPAGTPTAAATPSSTDDAPMSSEAGDGDDDEAPPMYVWGTNISVQDVNAAILRFLRHFRENPQQIEGKYMRIINHVIEVEGDSLDVDAHDVFDYDNDLYAKMVRYPLEVLAIFDIVLMDMVSRINPLFEKHIQARIFNLKSSTSMRNLNPSDVEKMVSLKGMIIRCSSIIPEIREAVFRCLVCGYYSDPIVVDRGRIDEPTICGKQECRSKNSMTLVHNRCRFADKQVVRVQEMPDEIPEGGTPHTVSLLMHDKLVDAGKPGDRVEVTGIYRAMSVRVGQTQRTVKSIFKTYIDCLHLKKTDKSRMHVEDPMETENGPSRNENESTLDEDKVEQLKELSKQPDIYERLTKSLAPNIWELDDVKKGLLCQLFGGNALKLPSGASFRGDINILLVGDPGTSKSQLLQYIHKLSPRGIYTSGRGSSAVGLTAYVAKDPETGETVLESGALVLSDRGICCIDEFDKMSDNARSMLHEVMEQQTVSIAKAGIIASLNARTSVLACANPIGSRYNPRLSVIENIHLPPTLLSRFDLIYLILDKADEQMDRRLAKHIVALHFEDPDNSEQDVIDLPTLTAYVSYARKHIHPQLSDEAAEELTRGYVEMRRRGNFPGSSKKVITATPRQIESLIRLSEALARIRFSQWVEKRDVTEAFRLLEVAMQQSATDHSTGTIDMDLITTGVSASERMRRENLVSTTRNIIMEKMQLGGPSTRLLELLEELKKQSSGAEIHLSDLRNALATLSTEGFVVVHGDSVKRI